In the genome of Desulfovibrio desulfuricans, one region contains:
- a CDS encoding protein phosphatase CheZ: MSEQKPEAAVYKQISTEMRQGLKDIFQRVSAASKGQPLPPPNPDALFLEASSQLDEVLKDTETATMTIMEIVERHLDLQEQNAALLGSLRDGAADTAPIEQLEANNDMLGKDLTALLTTLSFQDITGQRIKRVVSALNQIEAMVVELYVSSGLLLDAAEKDPSKNVEELQSAARQAVKEFNQGRTELKGPDKAGVSQGAIDDMLSQLGL, translated from the coding sequence ATGAGCGAACAAAAGCCCGAAGCCGCTGTTTATAAGCAGATCAGCACAGAAATGCGCCAAGGTCTCAAGGACATTTTTCAGCGTGTTTCTGCTGCGTCCAAAGGTCAGCCCCTGCCCCCCCCGAATCCCGACGCTCTTTTTCTTGAGGCCTCAAGCCAGCTCGACGAAGTGCTGAAAGACACCGAAACCGCCACAATGACCATCATGGAAATTGTGGAACGCCACCTTGATCTCCAGGAACAAAATGCCGCGCTGCTGGGCAGCCTGCGCGACGGCGCAGCCGATACCGCACCCATTGAACAGCTTGAAGCAAACAACGACATGCTGGGCAAGGATCTTACGGCACTGCTCACGACACTGAGCTTTCAGGACATCACGGGGCAGCGCATCAAGCGCGTTGTTTCCGCGCTGAACCAGATAGAAGCCATGGTAGTCGAGCTGTATGTTTCTTCAGGGCTGCTGCTTGACGCTGCGGAAAAAGACCCCAGCAAAAATGTTGAAGAATTGCAGAGCGCGGCCCGCCAGGCCGTCAAGGAATTCAACCAGGGTCGCACCGAGCTCAAAGGCCCGGACAAGGCAGGCGTCTCGCAAGGCGCTATTGACGACATGCTCTCGCAACTGGGGCTGTAA